TAGGAGGTGGAGCTAACAACGTAGGATGGCTTGCCGGTGTCAATTATAACCTGACTTATGAAAAAGGGAAAGATCTTTGGGAAAATATTATTATTCTGGGCTACGGACAGAATAATACCCAGGGAACGGGTGTGAGAAAAACTCAGGATGTTATCAATCTTTCTACAAACTATGGCAGAAAATTTGCCGAAAGCTGGTATTTATCAGCAGGAGCAGGCCTTCAGACTCAGTTTGCACCGGGATATGAAGACGGGAACAATCCTGATGCTAAAAAGATCTCCAATTTCATGGCTCCGGGATACCTGAATGTTGGGGCAGGGGTTACCTACCGTCCTAACGATAATTTGACGGTAACTTTACGTCCGGCTAACGCGAGATGGACTTTTGTTTTGGATAAGGATCTTCAAACAGCAGGAACTTACGGGCTCAAAAATGATGGTGATTCATCACTTTTCCAGTTCGGTTTCCTTGGGACAGCTATCTATAAAATCAAAATCATGGAGAATATTAACCTGACCAATACAGCGTCTGTATTTTCAAATTATCTGGATCATCCGGATAGGTTGGTATTGGCTTATGGAGCAGTCTTAAATATGAAAATTAATAAATATATTTCATCCAATATTACTCTGGATCTGCTGTATGATCATAACCAGATCTGGAAAACACAGCTGAAGCAGACATTAGGCGTTGGTTTAGCCTATAATTTCGATAATGGGAAGAAACGCTCAGATAATAAGGATAACCAAGGCTGGTTAAAGAAATAGACGAGATAACACGTAAGAAATAAAAAAGCACTTCAAAAAGAAGTGCTTTTGTTTATCAATATATATAAGTCTTAGAATTCTATATCAACTCCTAATTTCTCCGCCAATAGCTTTGAGATTTTTTCTTTTAGAGGCTCTATATCAATGTTTTGCATTGCATCATTAGCAAAAGCATATAAAAGTAATGCCTGTGCTTCTTTTTTAGAAATTCCTCTCGCTCTCAGGTAGAATAAAGCATCTTCATTCAGCTGACCTACGGTACAACCGTGAGAACATTTTACATCATCAGCAAAGATTTCTAACTGAGGTTTTGTATCAATACTTGCACCTTCACTTAGCAATACGTTATTATTCTGCTGATAAGCGTTTGTTTTCTGAGCAATTTTGTCTACAAAAACTTTTCCGTTGAAGACTCCGTGGGCATTACCATCGAAAATTCCTTTGTAGTTCTGATAACTTTCACAGTTCGGGAAGTTATGGTGAACTGCCGTATGGTGGTCTACCAGCTGATCTTTTCCGATGATTGTGATTCCATTCATGAATGAATTGATGTTTGATCCATTATGAATAAAATCAAGGTTGTTTCTTACCAGTTTGCCTCCGAAAGAGAATGTATTCACAGTGGTTAAGCTGTCTTTCTCCTGTCTCGCGAATGTGTTGTCGATAAGATATGTTGTGTTGTTATCATTTTGAAGTTTATGCCAGTCAGCTTTTGCATTAGGATATGTAAAGATCTCCGTTACAGAGTTTGTCAATACATAGGTGCTGTCAAAATTATGGTGGCTTTCAATTACTTCTACTTTAGCTCCTTCTTCTACGATCAAGAGGTTTCTAGTATTGTAGAATGTATTTTCCTCCTGATTTTGAGAAATATAAAAAATGTGGATTGGTTTTTCAATCACTACATTTTTAGGAACCTTCAAAAAGAAACCGTATTTGCAGTAAGCGAGGTTTAAGTTTGTAAAAGCCTGTTCTTTAGAAGCAATAGTATTGAAATACTTTTCAAAAACCTCTTTGTGCTTCTCATCATTCAGCGCATAGTTGAATGAAAGGAACTCTACATTTTCAATAGAAACTTTTGAAAGTTCTTTATGAAGCTTACCATTTACAAAAACAATCCAATCAAAATTTTCTTCTCCAAGGTGCAGTTCATCAAACTGCTCTTTAGTGATATTGTGGCTCTCTTTCGGGAAGAAGTTGTAGCTTTTTTCCGTGATTTCCTTTAGATTGGTATATTTATATTCTTCGTCTTTTTTTGTCGGAAAACCAAGGTTTGCAAATCTTTGAAGAGCTGCTTTTCTACTGTCATCCAGAAATCTGTGACGAAGACTCTCCAAAAATTCATTATGGTTCTCTATAATTTGTTCTTTTAATGCCATTACTGGTATATCTGTGGTTTGCACCATTTTTTCTTTTTTTATTAACTAAAATATTGTTATTCCTAGGAATAGGGAACCCAATTTTTAATACTAGAGATTCTTTTTGCTACATCTTATAAATGACTGCGAAAATTTTAATCTCTGAAATAATATATTTTCTTCTTAGTTAAGAAGCCAGTCGTAACCTTTTTCTTCAAGTTCTAATGCTAAAGATTTATCACCTGTTTTGATGATTTTTCCATCCGCTAAAACATGAACGAAGTCAGGCTGAATATAGTTAAGCAATCTCTGATAGTGCGTAATCAAAAGAACTGCATTTCCTTCATTTTTAAAGTGGTTTACCCCATCTGCAACGATTCTTAAAGCATCGATATCCAATCCTGAATCGGTCTCATCAAGAATAGCCAATTTAGGATTAAGCATCATCATCTGGAAGATCTCGTTTCTTTTCTTTTCACCTCCGGAGAATCCCTCGTTCAATGATCTTGAAAGAAAATCTTTTTTGATCCCTAGTTTTTCCGATTTCTCGCGGATTAATGCAAGCATTTCTTTTGCAGGCATTTCTTCCAATCCGTTTGCTTTTCTTGTTTCGTTCAAAGCAGCTTTGATAAAGTTCGTTACAGAAACTCCCGGAATTTCCACTGGATACTGGAAAGAAAGGAAAATTCCTTTGTGAGCTCTATCTTCAGGAGCATCTTCACTGATATCTTCTCCTTGGAAAAGGATCTCTCCACCAGTCACTTCGTAATCTTCTTTTCCGGCGATTACAGAAGAAAGGGTAGATTTCCCAGCTCCGTTCGGCCCCATGATAGCGTGAACTTCGCCTGGCTTTATTTCAAGATTAATACCTTTTAATATTTCTGCGCCATCTTCAATTTTGGCGTGAAGGTTTTTAATTTCTAACATTTTATTTGCTTAAACAAATTATTTTTGAATTCTATATACTAAACTTTCAGGTTGACCTGGGACATCATTCAGCGTCCCGATTTGTATCATACCTGCCTTTTCCAAGACTTTAACAGAAGCTATATTGCTGGGACGGACAATTGCGAATATTTCTTCTTTATTGTCTTGATTTAATCCAACATCTATAGCCTTCTTTGTGAATTCTGTGGCGTATCCTTTCCCCCATGCCTGGGAAGCAAAACGATAGCCTAAATTCAATTTTTCTTCCTCTCCGTAGAGTTTATAGCTCAGTCCTCCAAAACCTATTATATTTTCTGGATCATTCTTTTCAACAATCACCCAGCCTCCAAAACTATATTTTTCCCAATGATCAAGCATTCTTGCAAATGTGCTTTCTGCTTTTTCAAAATTCATTGGTCCGCCTGGATTGTGAATATTGGTTTGAGGATCATGATTAATTTCAAAGAATCTTCCAAAGTCTTCTTTTGTAGGTTTTCTTAAAATTAATCTTTCTGTAGCTATCATATTTTTCTATCCTACTGAACCTTCTAATGAAATTTCAAGTAATTTCTGAGCTTCAATGGCAAATTCCATTGGAAGTTTATTTAAAACTTCTTTACTGAAACCGTTCACGATCAAAGCAATTGCTCTTTCCGTATCAATACCTCTCTGATTACAGTAGAAAATCTGATCTTCTCC
The window above is part of the Chryseobacterium sp. MA9 genome. Proteins encoded here:
- a CDS encoding DUF3078 domain-containing protein; the encoded protein is MKKLLLISSISFGAMALAQETKTDAPVTDTVKAWSIQGQNTLMLNQAAFSNWVGGGANNVGWLAGVNYNLTYEKGKDLWENIIILGYGQNNTQGTGVRKTQDVINLSTNYGRKFAESWYLSAGAGLQTQFAPGYEDGNNPDAKKISNFMAPGYLNVGAGVTYRPNDNLTVTLRPANARWTFVLDKDLQTAGTYGLKNDGDSSLFQFGFLGTAIYKIKIMENINLTNTASVFSNYLDHPDRLVLAYGAVLNMKINKYISSNITLDLLYDHNQIWKTQLKQTLGVGLAYNFDNGKKRSDNKDNQGWLKK
- the sufD gene encoding Fe-S cluster assembly protein SufD, which encodes MALKEQIIENHNEFLESLRHRFLDDSRKAALQRFANLGFPTKKDEEYKYTNLKEITEKSYNFFPKESHNITKEQFDELHLGEENFDWIVFVNGKLHKELSKVSIENVEFLSFNYALNDEKHKEVFEKYFNTIASKEQAFTNLNLAYCKYGFFLKVPKNVVIEKPIHIFYISQNQEENTFYNTRNLLIVEEGAKVEVIESHHNFDSTYVLTNSVTEIFTYPNAKADWHKLQNDNNTTYLIDNTFARQEKDSLTTVNTFSFGGKLVRNNLDFIHNGSNINSFMNGITIIGKDQLVDHHTAVHHNFPNCESYQNYKGIFDGNAHGVFNGKVFVDKIAQKTNAYQQNNNVLLSEGASIDTKPQLEIFADDVKCSHGCTVGQLNEDALFYLRARGISKKEAQALLLYAFANDAMQNIDIEPLKEKISKLLAEKLGVDIEF
- the sufC gene encoding Fe-S cluster assembly ATPase SufC, producing MLEIKNLHAKIEDGAEILKGINLEIKPGEVHAIMGPNGAGKSTLSSVIAGKEDYEVTGGEILFQGEDISEDAPEDRAHKGIFLSFQYPVEIPGVSVTNFIKAALNETRKANGLEEMPAKEMLALIREKSEKLGIKKDFLSRSLNEGFSGGEKKRNEIFQMMMLNPKLAILDETDSGLDIDALRIVADGVNHFKNEGNAVLLITHYQRLLNYIQPDFVHVLADGKIIKTGDKSLALELEEKGYDWLLN
- a CDS encoding GNAT family N-acetyltransferase; this translates as MIATERLILRKPTKEDFGRFFEINHDPQTNIHNPGGPMNFEKAESTFARMLDHWEKYSFGGWVIVEKNDPENIIGFGGLSYKLYGEEEKLNLGYRFASQAWGKGYATEFTKKAIDVGLNQDNKEEIFAIVRPSNIASVKVLEKAGMIQIGTLNDVPGQPESLVYRIQK